From a single Bacillus pseudomycoides DSM 12442 genomic region:
- the metQ gene encoding methionine ABC transporter substrate-binding lipoprotein MetQ, giving the protein MKKVLLSALLAVFVFALAACSGGKDEKKLVVGASNVPHAVILEKAKPILEKKGIKLDIKPFQDYVLPNKALADKDLDANYFQHIPYLDKEIQEKGYKFVNAGKIHLEPMGIYSKKYKNLKDLPNGGTVIMSNNVSERGRMLGLLQKGGVIKLKDGVDIVKATEKDIVENPKNLKFKTDVEPGLTPKLYENNEGDALFINSNYAIDAKLNPTKDAIALEGSESPYANIIAVRKGDENRKEIKELVEVLHSKEIQDFIKKEYKGAVLPVSE; this is encoded by the coding sequence ATGAAAAAGGTATTACTTTCAGCACTTCTTGCTGTATTTGTGTTTGCATTAGCTGCTTGTAGCGGCGGAAAAGACGAAAAGAAACTTGTAGTTGGTGCCTCTAACGTACCGCATGCAGTTATTCTAGAAAAAGCGAAACCAATCTTAGAGAAAAAAGGGATTAAATTAGATATTAAGCCATTCCAAGATTACGTATTGCCAAATAAAGCACTAGCTGATAAAGATCTTGATGCAAACTATTTCCAACATATTCCGTATTTAGATAAAGAGATTCAAGAAAAAGGATACAAATTTGTAAACGCAGGGAAAATTCATTTAGAGCCGATGGGGATTTACTCAAAGAAATATAAAAACTTAAAAGATCTTCCAAACGGCGGAACAGTGATTATGAGTAATAACGTATCAGAGCGTGGACGTATGTTAGGACTTCTGCAAAAAGGCGGCGTTATTAAACTGAAAGATGGCGTAGATATCGTCAAAGCGACAGAAAAAGATATTGTGGAAAATCCGAAAAACTTGAAGTTTAAAACAGATGTGGAGCCAGGTCTTACACCAAAATTATATGAGAACAACGAAGGTGACGCATTATTCATTAACTCAAACTATGCAATTGATGCAAAATTAAACCCAACAAAAGATGCAATTGCTCTTGAAGGATCAGAGTCTCCTTATGCAAATATTATTGCGGTTCGTAAAGGTGACGAAAATAGAAAAGAAATTAAAGAGCTTGTAGAAGTGCTACACTCAAAAGAAATTCAAGATTTTATTAAGAAAGAATATAAGGGCGCTGTACTTCCAGTAAGTGAATAG
- a CDS encoding DUF368 domain-containing protein: protein MEWRNIYRGFCMGVSDLIPGVSGGTIAVVLGIYERLLAAISGFFSREWKKHLGFLIPLAAGVAVALLTLSHVIKYLLEYHYEPTQFFFLGLILSILPMLMKEANAKETFKAGHIVILIVAAALVAVTAFFKPDKAADPITTLTILNTIGLFLAGWMASMAMLLPGISGSFILLIIGVYPTAINALTTLNLPLIAVTGAGVMVGFVVSSKGISYLLAHFKSATFAAIIGLVIGSIAVVFPGIPAGGMSIVSSIITFILGFAIVSYFSKKK from the coding sequence ATGGAATGGCGTAATATATATCGCGGTTTTTGTATGGGAGTTAGTGATTTAATTCCTGGTGTGAGCGGCGGGACAATTGCTGTTGTACTAGGGATTTATGAAAGATTGCTTGCGGCAATTAGTGGATTCTTTAGTCGTGAATGGAAAAAACATTTAGGCTTTTTAATTCCGCTTGCTGCTGGTGTGGCGGTGGCACTTTTAACATTAAGTCATGTGATTAAGTATTTGCTGGAATATCATTATGAGCCAACACAGTTTTTCTTCCTTGGTTTAATTTTAAGTATTTTACCAATGTTAATGAAGGAAGCGAATGCAAAGGAAACATTTAAAGCAGGACATATTGTTATACTAATCGTTGCAGCGGCTCTTGTAGCTGTAACAGCATTCTTTAAGCCAGATAAAGCGGCAGATCCAATTACTACGTTAACAATTTTAAATACAATTGGGCTATTTTTGGCAGGATGGATGGCGAGTATGGCTATGCTACTTCCAGGGATTAGCGGATCATTTATTTTATTAATCATTGGTGTATATCCAACAGCGATTAATGCATTAACAACATTAAACCTACCGCTAATTGCAGTCACTGGTGCAGGTGTTATGGTTGGATTTGTGGTGAGTAGTAAAGGGATTAGCTACTTATTAGCACATTTTAAAAGTGCAACATTCGCTGCAATTATTGGGCTTGTCATCGGATCGATTGCAGTAGTATTTCCTGGGATTCCAGCCGGTGGTATGTCGATTGTAAGTTCTATTATTACGTTTATTTTAGGGTTTGCGATTGTATCGTATTTTAGTAAGAAAAAGTGA
- the sufD gene encoding Fe-S cluster assembly protein SufD, producing MTIGTLPFDQETIRQRASEVNEAAWLTEFRLQALAQATELPMPTPDKTKIDKWDFIGKGHTAKQEPVSSLTELPEAVKNLIDENNSVLVQRTGTTAFVSLADEAKEKGVIFTDIVTAATEHAELVQKYLMKDGVKVDEHRLTALHAALINGGAFVYVPKNVVLETPLQAVFLVDGEEANVYNHVLFVADANSSATYVENYVANETVTGIANIVAEVIVEQGAQVKFGAVDLLAKDVTTYVNRRGVVGRDGRIEWALGLMNDGNTISENVTNLMGDGSFADTKTVTIGRGNQTQNFTTKVVHFGKHSEGFILKHGVQTDSATSIFNGIGKIEHGASKSNAQQSSRVLMLNEKARGDANPILLIDEDDVMAGHAASVGRVDPVQLYYLMSRGIPKKEAERLVIHGFLAPVVNELPIEGVKAQLVEVIERKVR from the coding sequence ATGACAATCGGTACATTACCTTTCGATCAAGAAACAATCCGTCAGCGCGCAAGCGAAGTAAACGAAGCTGCTTGGTTGACTGAGTTCCGCTTACAAGCTCTTGCACAAGCAACTGAACTTCCAATGCCAACGCCTGATAAAACAAAAATCGATAAATGGGACTTTATCGGAAAAGGCCACACTGCTAAGCAAGAGCCTGTAAGTTCTTTAACTGAACTTCCAGAAGCAGTGAAAAATTTAATTGATGAAAATAACAGCGTACTAGTACAACGTACAGGTACAACTGCATTTGTTTCTTTAGCTGATGAAGCAAAAGAAAAAGGTGTTATTTTCACAGATATCGTAACAGCTGCAACTGAGCATGCTGAATTAGTACAAAAGTACTTAATGAAAGACGGCGTGAAAGTGGATGAGCATCGTTTAACAGCACTTCATGCAGCATTAATCAACGGCGGTGCATTTGTATATGTTCCGAAAAACGTTGTTCTTGAAACACCACTTCAAGCTGTATTCTTAGTAGACGGCGAAGAAGCAAATGTATATAACCATGTATTATTTGTAGCTGACGCGAACAGTTCTGCAACATATGTAGAAAACTACGTAGCAAATGAAACTGTTACAGGTATTGCAAACATCGTGGCAGAAGTAATCGTAGAACAAGGTGCACAAGTGAAATTTGGTGCAGTTGATCTATTAGCGAAAGATGTAACAACTTACGTAAACCGCCGCGGCGTTGTAGGACGTGACGGCCGTATTGAGTGGGCATTAGGTCTTATGAATGACGGAAATACAATTTCAGAGAATGTAACGAACTTAATGGGCGACGGATCATTTGCTGATACAAAAACAGTAACAATTGGCCGTGGTAACCAAACACAAAACTTTACAACTAAAGTTGTTCACTTCGGTAAACACTCTGAAGGATTCATTTTAAAACACGGTGTACAAACAGATAGCGCAACATCTATCTTTAACGGAATTGGTAAAATTGAACACGGTGCATCTAAATCAAATGCACAACAATCTTCTCGCGTTCTTATGTTAAATGAGAAAGCTCGCGGCGATGCAAACCCAATTCTTCTAATTGACGAAGACGATGTAATGGCAGGTCACGCAGCTTCTGTAGGCCGTGTAGATCCAGTACAACTATACTACTTAATGAGTCGTGGTATTCCGAAGAAAGAAGCAGAACGTTTAGTCATCCATGGATTCTTAGCACCTGTAGTGAATGAGCTTCCAATTGAAGGAGTAAAAGCACAGCTTGTTGAGGTAATTGAAAGGAAAGTTCGCTAA
- the sufC gene encoding Fe-S cluster assembly ATPase SufC: protein MAGSTLTVKDLHVSIDGKEILKGVNLEVKGGEIHAIMGPNGTGKSTLSSAIMGHPKYEVTEGSIIIDGEDVLEMEVDERAQAGLFLAMQYPSEISGVTNADFLRSAINARREEGDEISLMKFIRTLDKNMEFLEMDPEMAQRYLNEGFSGGEKKRNEILQLMMIEPKIAILDEIDSGLDIDALKVVSKGINEMRGEEFGCLMITHYQRLLNYITPDFVHVMMNGRIVKSGGPELAQRLEAEGYDWIKKELGIEDETAEQEA from the coding sequence ATGGCTGGTTCTACATTAACGGTTAAAGACTTACATGTATCAATCGATGGTAAAGAAATTTTAAAAGGTGTAAACCTTGAAGTAAAAGGTGGAGAAATCCACGCAATTATGGGACCTAATGGAACAGGTAAATCAACTTTATCTTCTGCAATTATGGGTCACCCAAAATATGAAGTGACAGAAGGAAGCATCATCATCGACGGTGAAGATGTATTAGAAATGGAAGTAGATGAGCGCGCACAAGCGGGTCTATTCCTAGCAATGCAATATCCAAGTGAAATTAGCGGAGTAACAAACGCTGACTTCTTACGTTCTGCAATTAATGCACGACGCGAGGAAGGCGATGAAATTTCTCTTATGAAATTTATCCGTACATTAGATAAAAACATGGAATTCCTAGAAATGGATCCAGAAATGGCACAACGTTACTTAAACGAAGGTTTCTCTGGCGGTGAGAAAAAACGTAACGAAATTCTTCAATTAATGATGATTGAGCCAAAAATCGCAATCTTAGACGAAATCGACTCTGGTCTTGACATCGATGCATTAAAAGTTGTATCTAAAGGTATTAACGAAATGCGCGGCGAAGAGTTCGGCTGCCTAATGATTACGCATTACCAACGTTTATTAAACTACATTACTCCAGACTTCGTTCACGTTATGATGAACGGTCGCATCGTTAAATCTGGTGGCCCTGAGCTTGCACAACGTCTAGAAGCTGAAGGTTACGACTGGATCAAAAAAGAATTAGGTATTGAAGACGAAACAGCAGAGCAAGAAGCGTAA
- the sufB gene encoding Fe-S cluster assembly protein SufB gives MAKKLPDIGDYKYGFKDKDVSIFRAGRGLTKEIVEEISRMKEEPQWMLDFRLKSLDKFYEMPMPQWGGDLNDLDFDEITYYVKPSEKSEKSWDEVPDEIKATFDKLGIPEAEQKYLAGVSAQYESEVVYHNMKEDLEALGIVFKDTDSALKENEDIFREHFGKVIPPTDNKFAALNSAVWSGGSFIYVPKGIKVDTPLQAYFRINSENMGQFERTLIIVDEGAHVHYVEGCTAPVYTTNSLHSAVVEIIIKKDAYCRYTTIQNWANNVYNLVTKRAVCEANATMEWIDGNIGSKLTMKYPAVILKGEGARGLTLSIAIAGKGQHQDAGAKMIHLAPNTSSTIVSKSIAKHGGKVTYRGIVHFGPKATNSRSNIECDTLIMDNQSTSDTIPYNEIKNDHVSLEHEAKVSKVSEEQLFYLMSRGISEQEATEMIVMGFIEPFTRELPMEYAVEMNRLIKFEMEGSIG, from the coding sequence ATGGCGAAGAAACTGCCAGATATCGGCGATTATAAATATGGTTTCAAGGATAAAGACGTTTCGATTTTCCGTGCAGGACGCGGCTTAACAAAAGAAATCGTTGAAGAGATTTCACGTATGAAAGAAGAACCACAGTGGATGTTAGACTTCCGTTTAAAATCACTGGATAAATTCTACGAAATGCCAATGCCACAATGGGGCGGCGACTTAAACGACTTAGATTTCGATGAAATTACGTACTACGTAAAACCATCTGAGAAATCTGAGAAGTCTTGGGATGAAGTACCTGATGAAATTAAAGCGACATTTGATAAATTAGGTATTCCAGAAGCTGAGCAAAAATATTTAGCTGGTGTATCTGCACAGTACGAATCTGAAGTTGTATACCACAACATGAAAGAGGACCTAGAAGCTCTAGGAATCGTCTTCAAAGATACAGATAGCGCATTAAAAGAGAACGAAGATATTTTCCGTGAGCATTTCGGAAAAGTAATCCCACCAACTGACAACAAATTCGCAGCATTAAACTCTGCAGTTTGGTCTGGTGGATCGTTCATCTACGTTCCAAAAGGTATCAAAGTTGATACACCGCTTCAAGCGTATTTCCGTATTAACTCTGAAAATATGGGACAATTCGAGCGTACGCTTATTATTGTAGATGAAGGCGCACATGTACACTACGTAGAAGGTTGTACAGCTCCTGTTTACACAACAAATTCACTGCACAGTGCGGTAGTAGAAATCATCATTAAGAAAGATGCATATTGCCGTTACACTACAATCCAAAACTGGGCAAACAACGTATACAACCTAGTTACAAAACGTGCTGTTTGTGAAGCAAACGCAACGATGGAATGGATTGATGGTAACATCGGATCTAAATTAACGATGAAATACCCAGCAGTTATCTTAAAAGGCGAAGGCGCTCGTGGTTTAACATTATCTATCGCGATTGCTGGTAAAGGCCAACACCAAGATGCTGGTGCGAAAATGATTCACTTAGCACCAAACACATCTTCAACAATCGTTTCTAAATCGATTGCGAAACATGGTGGTAAAGTAACGTACCGTGGTATCGTACACTTCGGACCAAAAGCGACAAACTCTCGCTCTAACATCGAATGTGATACGTTAATCATGGATAACCAATCAACATCTGATACAATTCCTTACAACGAGATCAAAAACGATCACGTTTCACTTGAGCACGAAGCGAAAGTGTCAAAAGTATCAGAAGAACAATTATTCTACCTAATGAGCCGCGGTATCTCTGAGCAAGAAGCTACAGAAATGATCGTAATGGGCTTCATTGAGCCATTCACTCGCGAACTTCCAATGGAATACGCAGTTGAAATGAACCGTCTAATCAAGTTTGAGATGGAAGGTAGTATCGGTTAA
- a CDS encoding methionine ABC transporter permease, with protein MDNLFQNVDWDKMLEATGETLYMTAVAAFATFVLGLILGLLLFLTGKDNLWENKPVNIVIGAFVNIFRSIPFIILIILLIPFTKLLLNTILGASAALPALIVGAAPFYARMVEIALREIDKGVIEASKAMGAKTSTIILKVLIPESLPALVSGITVTAIALVGYTAMAGVVGAGGLGTLAYLEGFQRNNSDVTLMATILVLVIVFIIQMLGDLLTKRLDKR; from the coding sequence ATGGATAATTTGTTTCAAAATGTCGATTGGGACAAAATGCTAGAGGCTACGGGAGAAACGTTATACATGACGGCAGTTGCCGCGTTTGCAACGTTTGTCTTAGGTCTTATTTTGGGATTGCTACTGTTTCTGACAGGAAAAGATAATCTCTGGGAAAACAAGCCAGTTAATATTGTAATTGGTGCGTTTGTAAATATTTTTCGTTCGATCCCGTTTATTATTTTAATCATTTTACTTATTCCATTTACGAAGCTTCTTCTAAACACGATTCTCGGTGCAAGTGCCGCATTACCAGCATTAATTGTTGGGGCAGCACCGTTCTATGCGAGAATGGTCGAAATCGCACTTCGTGAAATTGATAAAGGTGTCATTGAAGCATCAAAGGCGATGGGAGCAAAGACAAGTACAATTATTTTAAAAGTACTTATACCAGAATCTTTGCCAGCGCTTGTTTCCGGGATTACGGTAACAGCTATTGCGCTTGTCGGTTACACAGCAATGGCTGGAGTGGTCGGAGCAGGTGGACTTGGTACACTTGCTTATTTAGAAGGGTTTCAGCGCAATAATAGTGATGTAACGCTTATGGCAACAATTCTTGTACTTGTGATTGTATTTATCATTCAAATGCTTGGTGACTTGCTCACGAAGCGTCTTGATAAAAGATAA
- the sufS gene encoding cysteine desulfurase SufS, whose amino-acid sequence MDIHEIRKQFPILDQKVNGKQLVYFDSAATSQKPIQVIETLERYYKEYNSNVHRGVHTLGTKATDAYEGAREKVRKFINAKSMEEVIFTRGTTTALNTVAASYGRENVKEGDEIVISYMEHHSNIIPWQQVAKKTGATLKYLPLQPDGTISLEDARQTITPNTKIVSIMYVSNVLGTINPVKEIAEIAHQNGAIMVVDGAQSTPHMKVDVQDLNCDFYALSAHKMCGPTGVGVLYGKKELLDNMEPIEFGGEMIDFVDLQDSTWKELPWKFEAGTPIIGNAIGLGAAIDFLEEIGLDNIEKHEHELAQYALERLSEVDGVTIYGPKHRAGLVTFNIDEVHPHDVATVLDVEGIAVRAGHHCAQPLMKWLKASSTARASFYLYNTKEEIDTFVEALTKTKEYFTNVF is encoded by the coding sequence ATGGATATTCATGAAATACGCAAACAGTTTCCAATTCTTGATCAAAAAGTGAACGGCAAACAACTTGTTTATTTCGATAGTGCAGCAACTTCTCAAAAGCCAATTCAAGTCATTGAAACGTTAGAACGTTACTATAAAGAATACAATTCTAACGTGCATCGCGGTGTTCATACGCTCGGTACGAAAGCTACCGATGCGTATGAAGGTGCACGTGAGAAGGTTCGCAAGTTTATTAACGCGAAATCAATGGAAGAAGTTATTTTCACGCGCGGAACAACAACTGCATTAAATACAGTAGCAGCAAGCTATGGCCGTGAAAATGTAAAAGAGGGCGATGAAATCGTCATCTCTTACATGGAGCATCATAGTAATATTATTCCGTGGCAACAAGTTGCGAAGAAAACAGGCGCAACTTTAAAATATCTTCCGCTTCAGCCAGACGGAACAATCTCATTAGAAGATGCACGTCAAACAATTACACCGAATACAAAAATCGTTTCTATTATGTATGTGTCTAACGTACTTGGAACGATTAACCCTGTAAAAGAAATTGCAGAAATCGCTCATCAAAATGGTGCAATCATGGTCGTTGACGGTGCACAAAGTACACCTCATATGAAAGTGGATGTACAAGATTTAAACTGTGATTTTTACGCATTATCCGCTCATAAAATGTGCGGGCCTACAGGTGTCGGCGTATTATATGGTAAGAAAGAATTGCTAGACAATATGGAGCCAATTGAATTTGGCGGCGAAATGATTGATTTCGTAGACTTACAAGATTCTACGTGGAAAGAGCTTCCGTGGAAGTTTGAAGCAGGTACACCGATTATCGGTAATGCGATCGGACTTGGAGCGGCAATTGATTTCCTAGAAGAAATCGGTCTTGATAATATTGAAAAGCATGAACATGAATTAGCGCAGTACGCTTTAGAAAGACTATCAGAAGTAGATGGCGTTACAATTTATGGACCAAAGCATCGCGCTGGTCTTGTTACATTTAATATTGATGAAGTACATCCGCATGATGTAGCAACAGTATTAGATGTAGAAGGCATTGCGGTTCGTGCAGGACATCACTGTGCACAACCGCTTATGAAGTGGCTAAAAGCTTCTTCTACAGCACGTGCAAGCTTCTATTTATATAATACAAAAGAAGAAATTGATACATTTGTTGAAGCGCTAACGAAAACAAAGGAGTATTTCACAAATGTCTTTTAA
- the sufU gene encoding Fe-S cluster assembly sulfur transfer protein SufU: protein MSFNNLDTLYRQVIMDHYKNPRNHGVLDDSVTVNLNNPTCGDRIQLTMKVEEGIVKEAKFEGEGCSISMSSASMMTQAVKGKKIEEALQLSKIFSDMMLGKEYDDSVDLGDIEALQGVCKFPARIKCATLAWKALEKGLNEDK, encoded by the coding sequence ATGTCTTTTAATAATTTAGATACGTTATATCGTCAAGTTATTATGGATCATTATAAAAATCCTCGTAACCATGGCGTGTTAGATGATAGTGTTACAGTTAATTTGAACAATCCAACTTGCGGCGATCGTATTCAACTTACGATGAAAGTAGAAGAGGGAATTGTTAAAGAGGCGAAGTTTGAAGGAGAAGGTTGTTCGATTTCTATGTCTTCGGCTTCGATGATGACGCAAGCAGTAAAAGGAAAGAAAATTGAAGAAGCACTTCAGCTTTCTAAAATTTTCTCTGATATGATGCTAGGAAAAGAGTATGATGACAGCGTAGATTTAGGAGATATTGAAGCATTACAAGGCGTATGCAAGTTTCCAGCACGTATTAAATGTGCAACATTAGCTTGGAAAGCGTTAGAAAAAGGCTTAAACGAAGATAAGTAA
- a CDS encoding methionine ABC transporter ATP-binding protein: MILLENVKKIYKSKSGDVTAVDNANLKIEKGEIFGVIGYSGAGKSSLIRLFNQLEKPTSGQITIANRVISTITGSELRKARQEIGMIFQHFNLLWSRTVRENIAFPLEIAGVDKVQRRKRVDELIHLVGLEGRGDAYPSQLSGGQKQRVGIARALANNPKVLLCDEATSALDPETTDQILDLLLDINKRLGLTIVLITHEMHVIQKICNRVAVMEKGKIVETGPVLDVFRNPQQEITKRFVKQITDSEDADEAIEHLAEKYPEGKVVKLQFIGEVVERPVLQELMKQDGVEVSILQGNIAQTANGAYGSLIVHLNGAEDVVAKAIATIQQEQVELEVIAHG, from the coding sequence ATGATTCTATTAGAGAATGTAAAGAAGATATATAAGTCAAAAAGCGGTGATGTCACTGCTGTGGATAACGCCAATTTAAAAATAGAGAAAGGTGAGATATTTGGTGTTATCGGATATAGTGGTGCTGGGAAAAGTTCTTTAATTCGATTGTTTAATCAATTAGAGAAGCCAACTTCCGGACAGATTACGATAGCTAATCGAGTTATTTCCACAATTACAGGGAGTGAACTTCGAAAGGCAAGACAAGAAATTGGAATGATTTTTCAGCATTTTAACTTACTGTGGTCACGAACTGTACGTGAAAATATCGCTTTTCCACTTGAAATTGCAGGTGTAGATAAAGTGCAGCGAAGAAAGCGTGTGGATGAGTTGATTCATCTTGTTGGATTAGAAGGTAGAGGTGATGCGTATCCATCTCAATTGAGCGGCGGGCAAAAGCAACGCGTTGGGATTGCAAGAGCATTAGCGAATAATCCAAAGGTGCTCTTGTGTGATGAAGCGACATCAGCACTTGATCCAGAAACCACAGATCAAATTTTAGATTTACTATTAGATATTAATAAACGTCTTGGATTAACAATTGTACTGATTACACATGAAATGCATGTGATTCAAAAAATTTGTAATCGTGTTGCGGTAATGGAAAAAGGAAAAATTGTGGAGACTGGTCCTGTACTAGATGTATTCCGTAATCCACAGCAGGAGATTACAAAGCGTTTTGTTAAGCAAATAACAGATTCTGAAGATGCGGATGAAGCAATTGAACATTTAGCAGAGAAGTATCCGGAAGGCAAGGTTGTAAAGTTGCAATTTATTGGTGAAGTAGTAGAAAGACCTGTCTTGCAGGAACTTATGAAGCAAGATGGCGTGGAAGTAAGCATTCTGCAAGGGAACATTGCACAAACGGCAAACGGGGCGTATGGAAGTTTAATTGTCCACTTAAATGGTGCTGAAGATGTGGTTGCAAAAGCAATTGCGACGATTCAACAAGAGCAAGTCGAGCTGGAGGTGATTGCACATGGATAA